In Argiope bruennichi chromosome 4, qqArgBrue1.1, whole genome shotgun sequence, a single window of DNA contains:
- the LOC129966479 gene encoding uncharacterized protein LOC129966479, translating into MKRITESKETFHTVSPFLVEKAVVSTLGEVSSIRKLRSGDLLIEVNSRLQAQQILKLKALATIPVSVTAHTSLNTSKGVITCGELLNTSNEDIIKEFKSEGVIHVRRISIRRDGQLLPTKHLVLTFQTPTLPEKILTEKETPDSLEKQTPVKSSDSDTEPSTNSAPETHETRKRKPKPQRSLKLKLSKRGLSQEMISEKLKSKLKSKTQNSVALELAKQGIAHKDLISVFGNPPKTPDLITLHPSEGDEDFEMSCDVSATQTIVSKHAQLAKLSIWTEQKYPKQWSEATVIPILKPGKDPSSPLHYRPIALTNCLCKTFERMVNARLIYELEKQGCISQLQSGFRKGRSTFDNLILLETQIRNARRNHLVSIFFDIERAYEQLYM; encoded by the exons atgaaaagaataacagaaagtaaagaaACATTCCACACTGTTTCGCCTTTCCTTGTTGAAAAGGCCGTCGTTAGTACACTTGgtgaagtttcttctattcgcaAACTTCGTTCTGGAGACTTGTTGATTGAAGTAAACTCCCGACTACAAGCACAACAGATTCTCAAGTTGAAAGCTTTGGCAACTATTCCTGTATCCGTTACCGCTCACACATCTTTAAATACCTCTAAAGGTGTGATAACTTGTGGGGAGTTACTTAATACTTCCAATgaagatattataaaagaattcaaatctgAAGGAGTAATTCATGTACGCCGCATCTCAATTCGGCGAGACGgacaactccttcccacaaagcaTCTTGTTCTCACCTTTCAAACACCAACATTGCCAGAAAAG ATTTTAACTGAGAAAGAAACCCCTGATTCCCTTGAAAAACAAACCCCTGTTAAATCATCTGATTCGGATACTGAACCATCTACAAACAGTGCTCCAGAAACTCATGAAACCAGAAAACGGAAACCAAAACCCCAACGTTCTCTAAAGCTAAAACTTTCCAAACGCGGTCTTTCGCAAGAAATGATATCAGagaaactgaaatcaaaattgaaatctaaaaccCAAAATTCTGTAGCTCTAGAACTTGCAAAGCAGGGCATAGCCCacaaagatttaatatctgttttcGGTAACCCGCCCAAAACTCCAGATCTCATCACCCTCCATCCATCTGAAGGGGATGAGgattttgaaatgagttgcgatgtttcggCAACTCAAACTATTGTTTCCAAGCATGCTCAACTTGCAAAACTCtc GATTTGGACTGAGCAGAAGTACCCTAAACAATGGAGCGAAGCTACTGTAATTCCAATTCTAAAGCCTGGGAAAGATCCATCAAGCCCTTTACACTACAGACCAATTGCTCTTACCAACTGTCTTTGCAAGACTTTTGAACGCATGGTTAATGCTCGTCTAAtctacgaattggagaaacaaggctGCATCTCCCAGTTGCAGAGCGGTTTCCGCAAAGGAAGATCGACTTTTGATAATCTGATTTTGctggaaacccaaattcgcaaTGCAAGGAGAAACCACCTTGTGtccatattctttgatattgagaGGGCTTATGAGC